From Canis lupus familiaris isolate Mischka breed German Shepherd chromosome 16, alternate assembly UU_Cfam_GSD_1.0, whole genome shotgun sequence, one genomic window encodes:
- the IGFBP1 gene encoding insulin-like growth factor-binding protein 1, with protein MPVAPAARAWPPLLLLAVQLGATAGTPQPWHCAPCTPEKLALCPPVPASCAETALPAGCGCCPMCALPQDAPCGVATARCATGLSCRAAPGEERPLHALIRGRGVCVPTDPAADAKESSESSEITQEQLLENFHLMVPSEEDTPILWNAVRNYKTVRSDDSDKLKEPCRRELHEVLARLAEEQASRQLYSFYLPNCNKNGFYHSRQCKTAMDGQRGLCWCVYPWNGERIPGSVEVRGDPNCGQYFTGHS; from the exons ATGCCTGTGGCCCCCGCTGCCCGTGCCTGGCCGCCTCTGCTCCTGCTGGCTGTCCAGCTCGGCGCCACCGCTGGCACCCCGCAGCCGTGGCACTGTGCGCCCTGCACCCCCGAGAAGCTGGCGCTCTGCCCTCCGGTGCCCGCCTCCTGCGCCGAGACCGCCCTGCCCGCCGGCTGCGGCTGCTGCCCCATGTGCGCCCTGCCACAGGACGCGCCCTGCGGAGTGGCCACTGCGCGCTGCGCCACTGGGCTCAGCTGCCGAGCGGCGCCAGGGGAAGAGCGGCCCCTGCACGCCCTCATCCGCGGCCGGGGCGTCTGCGTGCCCACCGATCCCGCCGCAG ATGCCAAGGAGTCCTCGGAGAGCTCGGAGATCACCCAGGAGCAGCTCCTGGAGAACTTCCACCTGATGGTCCCGTCGGAGGAGGACACGCCCATCCTCTGGAACGCTGTCCGTAATTACAAGACCGTGAGATCCGACGACTCCGACAAGTTGAAG GAGCCCTGCCGGCGGGAGCTGCACGAGGTGCTGGCACGGCTGGCCGAGGAGCAGGCGTCCAGACAGCTGTACAGTTTCTACCTGCCCAACTGCAACAAAAATGGGTTCTATCACAGCAGACAG TGCAAGACGGCCATGGACGGCCAGCGCGGGCTCTGCTGGTGCGTGTACCCCTGGAACGGGGAGAGGATTCCGGGGTCCGTGGAGGTCAGAGGCGACCCCAACTGCGGGCAGTATTTCACCGGGCACAGCTGA